aagtTATGGTGGTTGTGATGTGGGTTTTGATTATTGTGTTTAAAAGACCTTCTTGTTGGATGTGGGGTGTGTTGTGCTGCTCTTTGAAGGTGCTGTTTTATGCTAGGGTTTGGACTGATTTTTGTCTTTGTTTATTTTGCTTTCTTGGTAGTTGTCTAGTTGGTGCCTCTTTTGCTCTTCGTCTGTTCTTAGCATAAGATGGTATTTGGCTGCTTTGTTTTGTGGATATAAGTTTGATATTGagctagttttttttgtttattgagtATGTCTCTGTTACAAACTTGTAATGTGAGGTGGTAGGATCTTAAAAgagaagtaatttttattttttctgaggGTCGAGAAATCAGAGAGGTCAAGTTGCAGGCACATTAATAGGAAGATGTACTGTGGTCTGCAACAATTATTTATTCAGAGTCTGttatgatttttctcttttgataTCGTTGGTGGGTGAATATTTTCTAGTTCTGATaggaaattaaattacaaatattgTAACCTTTATCCTTTTCTTCCCCTGGTTCCATTGTGGTGTTCTTTCTTGGCCTGGGCATTCCTTTAAATAAGTCTTGTCAtggacattttctttttttctctttaaaaaaactaaaccacaACTTTGTTCAGCTGGCAAGCTTAATAAATATTGGAATAGAATATAAGTGTCAAATTAAACGAATGATAAACAGTATTAGAGTGGAAACtctttcaaggtaaatggagaTTGATGGCCAGAGTGATTCACGCACTTTTTTTGAGGATGTTTTGCTCTTTCATGCTTACCAGTTTTGAAATGAATTCAACCTGTTTCTCAGTCAAGGCTTGGCTGATTTATTTGCTTAAAGAATTACGTGCTGCATGAGAAAGTTCTTGGgttccattgatttttttttgggtacttGTTGGAGAACAATTTGTTTCTTCCAACTGGTCTCTTAATTGAGCAAAAatttgtcccttttttttttaccagatGGGTTCTTTGCCTAACGGATCCAGTGTCTTGCCAGAAGAGTCAGGCACAGGTCAAGGGTTAGTGATCTGATTTATTTGTCCTGGATGGTGTTTATATGCTGTTGTTTTGGACAAGTTAATAACTAATTTTGTCCTGCAGATGTCCTTTGACTGAGCTTCACACAAAGAAGAAACCTGATCCTGATAATCAAGATGGCAGTGATACTGAGGATGATGAAGGGGATGATGACGATGATGGCCAAGATGAtcaggatgatgatgatgatgatgatgatgatgatgaaggtgCTGATGAGGATGAGCCTGGCAAAAACAGCGAGGATGGTGGGGATCCAGAGGATGAGCCTGAAGCCAATGGCGATGGTGGCAGTGATGATGACgacgatgaagatgatgacgatgaagaagatgaagatgacgACGATGACAAtgatgaggaagaagatgaggaggaggaggatgaggaGGATATTCCCCAGCCACCAGCTAAGAGGAGGAAATGAGgctaaaatcatcttttttcatattttgttttaccttttcttGTTAGGGTGGGAGTTTGGGTTAAATAGGGGGTGTAGACTGGGAGGATTCAGGGTGTCTTATCTGCATCATGGTAAAAAAGATTGTGGTATTTTTGGGGGACACATCTTAGTATTTCTAATGT
The Populus nigra chromosome 3, ddPopNigr1.1, whole genome shotgun sequence genome window above contains:
- the LOC133688311 gene encoding uncharacterized protein LOC133688311, with translation MEGLLCSNTVVYEGFSPSLMEALVLETAIAASKALALSLFMMGSLPNGSSVLPEESGTGQGCPLTELHTKKKPDPDNQDGSDTEDDEGDDDDDGQDDQDDDDDDDDDDEGADEDEPGKNSEDGGDPEDEPEANGDGGSDDDDDEDDDDEEDEDDDDDNDEEEDEEEEDEEDIPQPPAKRRK